AAATAATCCGCTCCACGGATCGATATTAAACAATATCCGGGAGAATTCGACTGATACCCTGGCTTTCATACGGCGATATACCACCGATATGAAAGGAGGATCTGACAAGGACAGGGAATGTAAGGTGCTGCTTCTCGGCAATGGAAACGTGGGTAAAAGCTGTCTTGTCAAACGACTGGTCTATAATCAGTTTGAAAAAGAATGGCACTCTACTCATGCCATATCACTCGAACAGTTTCCTCCGGCAGATCAGACCCTCGTCTCCCATCCGGAAGCTTTGGCGGAAGCGCGGGAGACCATAAATCCCTATCTGCTCAACCTCTGGGATTTTGGCGGCCAGGATATCTACCACGCCACTCACCGGTTGTTTATGCAGGAAAATGCAGTGTATCTCCTGCTATGGGATCAAAAAACGGAGAGCAAAGACTTTACCTACCGGATAGAGCAGGGAGAGGAACGTAAATATGAAAATTTCAAACTCAAATACTGGCTGTCTTATGCCCAGTCTCTTGGCAAAAACAGCCCAGCCATTGTAGTGCAGACCAAGGCTGGAAAAGATCAGAAACAGGAGCCTCCCGGAAATGTGAGAAGCGTATTTACCCCCGCATTTTCCCGGCTGGAGTTTCTTCATATAGAATCCGCCGATGACAACTGGAAGTCCAATGGATACAACCGGCTGATCAGAGAAATCAGGGATGCCGTTCAGGAAATAAAAGAAAAACATGAATTTCCCGCCCTCTGGTCCAATATCCGCCAGGAGATACGAAATCTTCAGAAAGCTGGTAAAAAACGCCTGGAACAGGTAGATTTTTACCAGATAGCGAAAGCAGTGGAGGAACCTATGGATGTGCTTCACTGGCTGACCCAGAGCGGGGTGGTTTTTTACAAGCAGGGATTGTTTAACGACGAAATTATCCTCGATCAGGGCTGGGCGATAGAGAAAGTATATACGCTGTTTGACAGAGACAGCATTTACTACTCCTTTCTGGAAAGGAAAAACGGTACTTTTTCCGGCAGGGATCTGGAAAAATGCTGGAAAGAAAACTCCGAAGCCGAGCGGGAATTGTTTGTGAGTTTTATGCTTTCCTGCGAATTGTGTTTTGAGACAACAAAAGAAGACAGGGAGCGATATCACACCCCTTTTCCCGAGCGAACCTTTATCGCACCGCAGTTGCTGCCGCCAAAGGAGGATTCCCACGAACTGATCTGGAAAGACAAAGAGCCGCTTTATGTATGTATGGAGCACGAATTTCTGCATTATGGCGTCATTCAGAGTTTTATCGTGAGGGTTCAAAAGTGGGGTATTTCTAAAAAAATATGGAAAACCGGCATTCTTCTGGAGGAAGGTGCGCAGATGGTTCAGGTGGAAGCGGGGAAGGATGTGGTAAATGTGAAAGTTACCAGAGGATCTGAAAAGCTGCTGGCCAAAATACGAAGAGAACTGGCAGATGTGCAGGGCGATAAGGTCTCGGTTTTGGCAGGTTATGATGGAAACAATTTTGCGCAGCTTGCAGACATCGAAGAACTATTGACCCGGGGGAATAATCAGGAGATAAAATGTACCAATGGGCAATTTATTCTGATAGATGGTTTCCGCCCGTTTTTTTCCAAAATCCTGCATCTGCATAAAAAAGAGGATGTTTTTCGAGAGGAAATGTTAATAGAAGAAGTCCGGGAAACCGAAGAAAAATCCCCCGAAAAACAGCCTTTTGTAATGCCCGAAAAAGGCCTGCCGAAAGTCTATTTCTCTTATGCGTGGGGTGATCCGGATGATGCGGGGCAGAGCAAGGAAGACCTCGTGACGGCAATGTTTGAATCACTTGAAGCAGAAGAAAAATTCCAGCTACTGAGAGATAAAAAAAATATAGCCTACGGAGATCTGATCAGTAGTTTTATGAAAGCATTGGGAGAGGGTGATTTGATCGTCGTATTTATTTCCGACAAATATATCCGCTCCGAATACTGTATGTATGAGTTGTATGAAATCGCCCGTAACAGCGGTTTTGATAAAGAAAAATTCAGCAAACGGGTGTTGCCGGTGAGAGTTGAATCTTTAAGGCTAGATGATTTAAGTGTTCTTAAAAAATATTATACGCATTGGGAGAATGATTGTACAGAATGGAAAGAGTTTGTAAAACAACGAATTGAAAAGGGAAATATGTCCGAATCTTTAAACAGGCGGATGATGATTCGTACCTATATCGAACAAAAACTCGGAGACCTGATTGACTGGGTGCAGGATATGAATGCTTCTACATACAAACTTCTCTCCGACAATGATTATCAAATCGTCAAAGAAGCCATCGAAAAAAGATTATCCGGCGCTCAGTAACCCTTCTGCCTGTGAAACCCTATCTGATATTACCCCATATCCCGCATTCTGCCATGATCCCGGTTACGGGGAATGGTAAGGATTTGCGTGATTATTTTATCGGACAATATCCGGTAACACAGGCACTGTGGGAGGCTGTAGGTGTAGAAAATCGTTCT
The DNA window shown above is from Bacteroidia bacterium and carries:
- a CDS encoding COR domain-containing protein produces the protein MSESEILQKLKTCLNQVPVPSKETHLPIDLHLQRFMVPARDSRPVYHIEAGELVALNLSGMGLDDNIFRSLQDFPHLRALNLMGNSLLKIDFPDKLAQIEYLDLSNMQSLRELHFLSPLTKLKRLDISASGLETLTFCDGFTSLEVVQLQGNQLSTLELPSGLVSLRYLDLKGNRLQSFSSRGECPALWTLYLDGNQLSKIKADFLSHFPGLGRLRLENNPLHGSILNNIRENSTDTLAFIRRYTTDMKGGSDKDRECKVLLLGNGNVGKSCLVKRLVYNQFEKEWHSTHAISLEQFPPADQTLVSHPEALAEARETINPYLLNLWDFGGQDIYHATHRLFMQENAVYLLLWDQKTESKDFTYRIEQGEERKYENFKLKYWLSYAQSLGKNSPAIVVQTKAGKDQKQEPPGNVRSVFTPAFSRLEFLHIESADDNWKSNGYNRLIREIRDAVQEIKEKHEFPALWSNIRQEIRNLQKAGKKRLEQVDFYQIAKAVEEPMDVLHWLTQSGVVFYKQGLFNDEIILDQGWAIEKVYTLFDRDSIYYSFLERKNGTFSGRDLEKCWKENSEAERELFVSFMLSCELCFETTKEDRERYHTPFPERTFIAPQLLPPKEDSHELIWKDKEPLYVCMEHEFLHYGVIQSFIVRVQKWGISKKIWKTGILLEEGAQMVQVEAGKDVVNVKVTRGSEKLLAKIRRELADVQGDKVSVLAGYDGNNFAQLADIEELLTRGNNQEIKCTNGQFILIDGFRPFFSKILHLHKKEDVFREEMLIEEVRETEEKSPEKQPFVMPEKGLPKVYFSYAWGDPDDAGQSKEDLVTAMFESLEAEEKFQLLRDKKNIAYGDLISSFMKALGEGDLIVVFISDKYIRSEYCMYELYEIARNSGFDKEKFSKRVLPVRVESLRLDDLSVLKKYYTHWENDCTEWKEFVKQRIEKGNMSESLNRRMMIRTYIEQKLGDLIDWVQDMNASTYKLLSDNDYQIVKEAIEKRLSGAQ